The following proteins are co-located in the Chloroflexota bacterium genome:
- a CDS encoding undecaprenyl/decaprenyl-phosphate alpha-N-acetylglucosaminyl 1-phosphate transferase: MVMLELALIFLGALFVSITLTPLARHLGARYGLVDRPRAGEIQSCPVARTGGYAIVLSFMVALVLSLLLFSRSLPEYLRIYGFLLGALLIIPAALWDDIKRVGPLPQLGAQALIALVPISFGLLIDDVANPFGGIVNLPLYVALPFTFFWILGLINTVNFLDTMDGLAAGVTIIAATILFVRSFELEQYTIAVLPLALAGACAGFLPYNFNPARVFMGTSGSLFLGYSLAILAIIGGAKIATALMVLGIPILDVALVIIQRLIRRRSPLVGGDSAHLPHHLFAIGISQRRIVFLLYGLCLTTGWLALALSSIQKLYLFSGTALIFTIFLVALALRRYGSASVDR; the protein is encoded by the coding sequence ATGGTAATGTTGGAGTTGGCCCTGATTTTTCTGGGTGCCCTTTTTGTATCGATTACCCTTACCCCCTTAGCCAGGCACCTGGGTGCCCGCTATGGGTTGGTAGACAGGCCAAGGGCTGGGGAGATACAGTCCTGTCCTGTAGCTCGTACTGGTGGCTACGCAATAGTTTTATCCTTCATGGTGGCGCTAGTGTTAAGCCTGCTCCTGTTCTCTCGCTCTCTTCCGGAGTATCTAAGGATATATGGGTTCCTCTTGGGGGCCTTGCTCATCATACCTGCGGCGCTATGGGACGATATCAAACGTGTTGGTCCCTTACCCCAGCTGGGGGCTCAAGCGCTCATCGCCTTAGTGCCCATCTCCTTTGGGTTACTGATCGACGATGTAGCCAATCCTTTTGGAGGGATCGTGAATCTCCCTCTCTACGTGGCCTTGCCCTTCACCTTCTTCTGGATCTTAGGGCTGATTAATACAGTCAATTTTCTGGACACGATGGATGGTTTGGCCGCTGGTGTCACTATTATTGCGGCCACCATCCTGTTTGTGCGCAGCTTTGAGCTAGAACAATACACGATTGCGGTATTGCCATTGGCCTTAGCTGGTGCCTGCGCCGGCTTTCTTCCCTATAACTTTAACCCGGCCAGGGTATTTATGGGCACATCCGGCTCGCTATTTCTTGGCTACAGCTTGGCCATTTTAGCCATCATAGGTGGGGCCAAGATCGCTACGGCCCTGATGGTTCTGGGCATCCCCATTCTTGATGTGGCCCTGGTGATCATCCAGCGTCTCATTCGCCGACGCTCACCTTTGGTGGGCGGAGATTCTGCTCATCTACCGCATCATCTTTTCGCCATCGGCATATCGCAACGGCGTATCGTTTTTCTATTATATGGCCTATGCCTTACTACCGGCTGGCTCGCCTTGGCTCTCTCCAGTATTCAAAAGTTGTACCTATTCTCTGGCACTGCTCTTATCTTCACCATCTTTTTGGTCGCCCTGGCTCTCCGTAGATACGGGAGCGCCTCTGTGGACCGTTGA
- a CDS encoding polysaccharide biosynthesis protein: MESRFVGNEDSNHLLSLDPLLERPPLRIDMTVLSQALAHKRLLITGAGGSIGVALSEWLCALHPAELCLLDNHEDSLFKLQQRLGMAGGNLSLGFVLADVRDRRRMRLVFEERQPDVVFHLAAYKHVHLAEENPGEAIAVNVLGTLNVIQQAIEAKVGKVVYPSTDKAVNAPSVYGATKRMAEILLQAYAKETDTQFSIVRLVNILGARGGVIETFLKQIRSGLPLTVTHPEMTRYWITMREALFLLAYAACVADSPTILLLDMGAPIEVRAMAQRLWKMLGLPDEECEVKYVGMRVGERLHEELINAGEQIVASDYPGILKIRNLQSDPRSMEELRREVAALRRWLNRGEGDKLKHKLFALLQAAPGACRW; the protein is encoded by the coding sequence GGGAAACGAGGATTCGAATCATTTGTTATCCCTCGACCCCCTTTTGGAGAGGCCCCCCCTGCGGATAGACATGACTGTCCTTTCTCAGGCTTTAGCCCATAAGCGCCTGCTAATTACTGGGGCTGGTGGATCGATAGGGGTGGCCCTGTCCGAATGGCTGTGTGCGCTTCATCCCGCTGAACTTTGTTTGCTGGATAACCACGAGGATTCACTTTTTAAACTGCAGCAACGACTCGGTATGGCTGGTGGTAATCTCTCCCTCGGGTTTGTCTTGGCTGATGTCCGTGACCGGAGGAGGATGCGCCTGGTTTTTGAGGAACGGCAACCGGATGTCGTTTTCCATCTAGCAGCGTACAAACACGTTCACCTGGCTGAAGAAAACCCTGGTGAAGCCATCGCCGTGAATGTATTGGGCACTCTGAATGTCATCCAGCAGGCGATAGAAGCGAAGGTAGGGAAGGTAGTCTATCCTTCGACAGACAAGGCAGTTAATGCTCCTAGTGTCTATGGGGCGACTAAGCGGATGGCCGAGATCTTGCTACAGGCGTATGCTAAAGAGACGGATACCCAATTCAGCATTGTCCGACTGGTCAACATCCTGGGAGCGCGGGGCGGTGTGATCGAGACCTTTCTGAAGCAAATTAGGAGTGGTCTGCCATTAACTGTCACTCATCCGGAGATGACCAGATATTGGATCACGATGCGAGAGGCGCTGTTTCTCTTAGCCTATGCTGCTTGCGTAGCTGATTCTCCGACTATACTCCTACTTGACATGGGTGCCCCCATCGAGGTCAGGGCTATGGCTCAGAGGTTGTGGAAGATGCTTGGTCTGCCTGATGAGGAGTGCGAGGTCAAATATGTGGGGATGCGTGTCGGGGAGCGGCTGCACGAGGAATTGATCAATGCTGGTGAACAGATCGTCGCCTCAGATTACCCAGGGATTCTCAAGATTCGGAATCTGCAATCCGACCCTCGCTCTATGGAGGAGCTTAGGCGCGAGGTGGCGGCGTTAAGGCGTTGGCTGAATAGGGGGGAAGGGGATAAGTTGAAACATAAGCTGTTCGCTTTGCTGCAGGCAGCGCCGGGAGCGTGTCGATGGTAA